Proteins from a genomic interval of Chanodichthys erythropterus isolate Z2021 chromosome 8, ASM2448905v1, whole genome shotgun sequence:
- the pdzrn4 gene encoding PDZ domain-containing RING finger protein 4 gives MGCNLCTLQKREEHYKLLYEIAQVNGREFSKSGHEGTVEAMRKEPIVVQVLRRGPSARNQNSLQEVCVVDVCTQTDITFEHIMALAKMRPTTPPVPDICPFLLSDSCHSIQTMEHEYFDCPEYVASTQAEVDRAVEFECEEVELCRMNSQEKLGLTLCYRTDDEEDMAIFVGQVELNSIAARDGRIREGDRILQINGHDVQNREEAVALLSNENSRSIVLLVTRPEGQMDGSWLDEDHHDFLEELKMEILEEQKREAKRVRVVSVNVLQSKRHEEASASTDTATCSSSILEKDSGVKCSFEESSEYELLSHPQTQTQKQLRDRWEAGSHLVPMDTVNLARQEKGQEGRLSENGVECDHFQQLLELKCQIRNGGECGLVYRRSSTIECSLTEQGGSGVARELHMLNEELRSIERECQSIMQAHQLRRSKHDSPRTDKESRLRRGKLADINEHPERLQSEKLRDKDSSSAYNTAESSRSTPLGTEGSPDHSLQRRVHLTNQRNLRSTQHLQRPSQAFSSSLEQSPSNPSESDPALPADDERCEKERNRNRVATARHYHSPYHSNTTTTQPPGTRHYQSYLQLLQQHSSSSLEYSQSQLSLLSLRGRPGPSQPGRIEWKVKVRADGTRYVARRPARDRILRERALRIREERSGGMTTDDDAVSELKMGRYWSKEERKQQLARAREQRRRREFMQRSRLECLRETMGTASGEVSILELSHKKMLKKRNKKILDNWMTIQELMSHGARAPEGTKVHNAFLSVTTV, from the exons GTGAATGGGCGTGAATTTTCCAAGTCTGGACATGAGGGAACAGTGGAGGCCATGCGGAAGGAACCCATTGTGGTGCAGGTGCTGAGGCGGGGACCCTCTGCCCGGAACCAGAACAGCCTACAGGAAGTGTGTGTGGTGGATGTATGCACTCAGACAGACATCACCTTTGAGCACATCATGGCTCTGGCTAAGATGAGACCCACTACCCCACCTGTGCCAGACATCTGCCCCTTTCTGCTGTCGGACAG TTGTCATTCCATTCAGACTATGGAGCATGAATATTTTGATTGTCCAGAATATGTGGCCAGCACTCAGGCAGAGGTGGACAGGGCAGTTGAATTTGAGTGTGAG gaGGTTGAGCTCTGTCGAATGAACAGCCAGGAAAAACTGGGCCTGACTCTCTGTTATCGCACTGATGATGAGGAAGATATGGCAATTTTTGTTGGTCAG GTCGAGCTCAACAGCATAGCTGCAAGGGATGGACGCATTAGAGAGGGAGACAGAATTTTACAG ATAAATGGTCATGACGTACAGAACAGGGAAGAGGCTGTTGCTCTCCTCTCAAATGAAAATTCCAGATCCATAGTATTACTCGTCACCAGACCTGAAGGACAG ATGGATGGAAGCTGGCTCGATGAGGACCATCATGATTTTCTAGAGGAGCTGAAGATGGAGATTTTAGAAGAACAGAAAAGGGAAGCAAAGCGAGTAA GggttgtatctgttaatgttTTGCAGTCAAAAAGACACGAGGAAGCCTCCGCAAGTACAGATACAGCAACATGTTCCTCTTCCATACTAGAGAAGGACAGTGGTGTGAAATGCAGCTTTGAGGAGAGTTCTGAATATGAATTGCTCTCTCATCCCCAAACACAGACTCAAAAACAACTTCGAGACAGGTGGGAAGCAGGCTCGCATTTGGTTCCTATGGACACCGTTAACTTAGCCAGGCAGGAGAAGGGTCAGGAGGGCAGGTTGAGTGAGAATGGGGTGGAATGTGACCATTTCCAGCAACTCCTGGAGCTAAAGTGCCAGATACGcaatggtggagaatgcgggttGGTCTACAGGCGAAGTAGTACTATCGAGTGCAGCCTGACTGAGCAGGGTGGAAGTGGAGTGGCACGGGAGCTGCACATGCTCAACGAAGAGCTGCGCAGCATTGAACGTGAGTGCCAGAGCATCATGCAAGCCCACCAGTTGCGCAGGAGTAAGCATGACTCACCCCGAACGGATAAGGAAAGTCGACTGCGTCGTGGCAAGCTTGCGGATATTAACGAGCATCCTGAGAGACTACAAAGTGAGAAGCTCAGAGATAAAGACAGCTCTAGTGCCTACAATACAGCCGAAAGTTCCCGCTCAACTCCATTGGGAACAGAAGGATCACCCGACCACTCGCTACAGCGTCGAGTCCACCTGACCAATCAGAGGAATCTGCGGAGTACCCAACACCTGCAGA GACCCAGCCAGGCCTTTTCAAGCAGCTTGGAACAAAGCCCCAGTAACCCCTCGGAGTCAGACCCAGCGCTTCCTGCTGATGACGAGCGctgtgagaaagaaagaaaccgGAATAGGGTTGCAACCGCTCGGCACTACCATTCGCCCTATCACAGCAACACCACAACAACCCAGCCTCCCGGCACACGCCATTACCAGAGTTACCTACAGCTCCTACAACAACATTCCTCTTCCTCTCTGGAATATTCCCAGAGCCAGCTTAGCCTCCTCAGCCTCCGTGGACGGCCTGGACCCTCACAACCTGGCCGAATTGAATGGAAAGTTAAAGTGCGAGCAGACGGAACCAGGTATGTGGCACGTCGGCCCGCACGAGACCGTATCCTACGCGAAAGAGCCTTACGGATCCGAGAGGAACGCAGCGGTGGGATGACTACGGATGACGATGCAGTCAGCGAGCTGAAGATGGGGCGGTACTGGAGTAAAGAAGAACGAAAACAGCAGCTAGCAAGAGCAAGAGAACAGCGACGCAGGAGGGAGTTCATGCAGAGGAGCCGGCTTGAGTGCCTCAGGGAGACCATGGGGACGGCAAGTGGGGAAGTCAGCATCCTGGAGCTCAGCCATAAGAAGATGCTGAAGAAACGAAACAAGAAGATCCTTGACAACTGGATGACCATTCAAGAGCTCATGAGCCATGGAGCAAGAGCACCTGAGGGCACCAAAGTTCACAATGCCTTCCTTTCAGTCACCACAGTTTAG